A window of Cystobacter fuscus DSM 2262 genomic DNA:
CCGTTGGTGACGTTGCCGAAGGCGTAGTTGATGTGGGTCAGCTTGCTCGCCGAGCCGCTCGTGACGATGTTCTTGACGTGGTAGTTGCGTCCGTAGACGCCCCACTGGGCGAAGTAGCCGAGAATGATGGAGCCGCCACCGCCGGTGTTCGCGCTGGTGGTGACATTCAGGCCAGAGCTCTTGGCGGACGTCCCGGACTCGTTCCGAGCGGCCACGGAGAACGTGTAGGCCGTACTGGCGCTCAGACCCCCGACGGTGTAGCTCGTGGAGGTGCCATTCGTCTGGGCCACGCGGGTGCTGCCGTTGTAGACGTCATAGCCCACGATCGAGCAGTTGGTGCCGGCGCTGGGCGCGGTCCACGACAGGCTGACCGACGACGCATCCTTCGAGGGCGAAGTCAGACCCGACGGAACGCCCGGCGACACCGTGCAGTTGCCGCCCGACGCGCTCGTGGTGACCGAGAGGGTGCTGGAGGCCGCCGAGACGTTGCCCGCGGCGTCCTTGGCCTTGACGGAGAACGAGTAGGCGGTGGAGGCGCTCAGGCCCCCGACGGTGTAGGACGTGCTGGTGGAGCTGCCGGCGAGCGAGCCGTTGCGGTAGACGTCATAGCCCGTCACACCGACGTTATCGCTCGAGGCGCTCCAGCTCAGCGTGACGGAGGTGGAGGTCT
This region includes:
- a CDS encoding fibronectin type III domain-containing protein, which translates into the protein TSTSVTLSWSASSDNVGVTGYDVYRNGSLAGSSTSTSYTVGGLSASTAYSFSVKAKDAAGNVSAASSTLSVTTSASGGNCTVSPGVPSGLTSPSKDASSVSLSWTAPSAGTNCSIVGYDVYNGSTRVAQTNGTSTSYTVGGLSASTAYTFSVAARNESGTSAKSSGLNVTTSANTGGGGSIILGYFAQWGVYGRNYHVKNIVTSGSASKLTHINYAFGNVTNG